The Streptococcus iniae genome contains the following window.
ACTTTATACTTAAACGAAATCGGAGCAAATTCTGAATGTGTGGTAACAAATACAATGACTGCATTAGCATCTCTTTGCCTAATTTTTGTGGCTAACTCCAAGCCTTTTTTTTGCTCGTTCTTGATTTCAATGTCTAAAAAGAACAATTGGTGATTGCCCTTTTCCAAAATCGCATCATACAATTTATCTGGATTGGAAAAAATTTCCAATTGATTACAGTTAATACCTGTCTCTGCCAATATTTCTTCAATGGTGGACTCTATTCGCGTTTGCTGGATAAAATTGTCTTCAAGGATAAATATATTCATCGTTTATCTCATTTCTAATATTTGTCTTAGCCGATAATGATTGCTTTTACTTGAAAATATCGTCTCAGGATAGTCTTCTAAAACGGTAAAAAAGCGTTTAAAACTCTTCTGATAATGGCCTGTCGCATCAGGATGATGTTCATTAAAGAGCGTAGCCATGTCAATTTGCTTTAACTTGGTGCTGTTTTCAATAATAAAAAATTGCTTATTATCTTGGTAAAAATAGGCAATGGAAATAAAGGGCCTATTGCTACCTTTGGCTGTATCAATAGCATTATCTAATAAAATCGATAAAACAACAACTAAATCGAGTAATTTTAGAGGCAAATTATCAATTTCATCTGGAATTTCAATATGTAAGGTAATGCCATGATTCTGAGCTTCCAATAATTTTGATTGCAAGAGACTTCGAATAACAGCTTCTTTAATATTCCCAAGAGCACCAAAACCAACTTCAGGACTAAACATGGCATAGGCTGATTCTTTTACAACAGCGTTATAAACTTCTTTAATCTCTTTACGATTCCCACTGTCAATACTGTCTTTTAAACTAATCAGAATATTTTCCGAATCATGCTTAATGGTTCTAATATCTCGATACAACTGTTCAATATAATGATTGTAATTAACCAAGTTTTCAACGCGTTCTCCTTGAGCAAGAGCAAGTTTTCGTTCCAGGTCATCTTTTGTAAAGCGGTCCAGGCGAATAATAAACCAGATCATCATCAGTAAATAGATTAAAATTAACTTTGGTCGAATGCTCTGGTAAAGGGCAATTTCTGAAATGAAGGATAAATTAAGCAAATAAACGGAGAAATAATAAGAAAACATGATAGCATTCATGAGTGCCACCCAACGCCTCATCTTGTCAACTGTAATAAATTTCAACAGTGCAATGTCAACACTAAAAATATAACTCAAGAAAAAGAAAATAGGAAGAACTAACAAATAAGACAGTAGTAAAAGTCTAATATCTAAATAAACTTGTGTTGAACTATAGCCCAAACAAACAGGGATAAAAAACATGATAATGGAGCGGTAAAGCGATTCAACCATCATCATTGAAAAAAGGGCGTAAAAAATCGTTTCAGTTGCTTTTCTGTGTCTAAGGAATACAAAGCCCATTGTGATAAAAAAGACTTGATTCATTAACATATTGTGCTCAGATAAAAAATTAAGGCCTACAAATAAGCTACCTAGTAAAAAACGTTGGTAGAATCTGAGTTGAAGGCCAGAAATTTTCGAAAAGAAGAGCCAAATATCACAAAAAACAACCGTGTAAAATAAGGTGAAATAGTAAAAATAAGGCATCTAACTCTTTCCTTTCGCCAGTATGGTAAGCATCTGGCTAAATTCATAATCTTGGCTTTTGGTTTGCAAGGACAAGTGCGGGTGTTTGCCTAAAATCGTTTGCACATTTGATAAGCCAATGCCTCGTTTATCTCCTTTGGTTGAATAGCCTTCTTTAAACAAGCGTGAAATCGAAATGGACGCTTCCTTGGTACTATTAGCAATATGTAACCTTTGCTCATTACCATTGAGGAAGTAGGCAATGGTCATACGAGGCTTTTCCGACTTTAAGGCCGCTTCAATTGCATTATCAAGAAAAACTGACAAAATCAGCAAGAGGTCTAGTTCTGGTATAGGCACCTCAATAATCTGATCTGGAACTTCAATAAGGGTTTCAATGCCTTTTTTTTCAGCCTCAACAATCTTAGCTGACAGTAAACTCTTCACTGAAGAAATTTTAATGGGCGCTAGCTTTGAAATATTATAATGCTTATCATCCCAAAACTCACTTGATTGATTGAGAATATGATAATACGTTTCTTGAATTTTTTCTGTGGTCTCATTATCTATTGCAGCCTCCAAAGTTTGAAGACGCCTGGAATAGTCTTCTTGAAAGATTTTCATTTCACGGTACAACTGTTCCAAGTGTTTCCCATAACTTTCAAGATTTTCAATATAATCTTCCTGTTCTTTTTTGATTTCAAGTTCCAAGAAATGTTTGGACTTATGATTAAAATAAGACAGCAAAAAAAGAAATAAAAAAGTGAAAATAAAGAAAAGAACCTGATAAGCTAGATCATTATTTTGGAAAGACTGGTAATGTAAAAAGGGATCATCAAAACCTAGAATCAAGAAAATATCAACATAGTAAGCCAAAATAAAAATCAAAAAGATTTTATAAAAATTCTTAGCTCTTATTGTTCCACTTGTGATAAAGATGAGCCGATAATCTTTTCCGATAAAATAATTCACTAAAGCAAAACAGGGGTAAATTAAAACAAATGCCAAGATGTTCAAGAGTAAGGCTTGCATTTCGAATTCCTTAACAATAACAAGTGACGGAAACAAGATGATCAATAAAAATCGGGAAAACAAGTCAATGAAAACACTTGGAAAGAAAGCTAAAAATAAGGTTTGAAGATAGGGTAACTGCTTACTCTTAAGCTTCAAAATACTAAAAAATAAAACAGGGTCTATCAGGAGAGGGGTTAAAAAATCAACTTGTGAAAAAAATAAGGCTGTTGAAATAATAAACAACTTTTCCCACAGAACAAGTCTAATATCAGATAAAAAGGTAAAAATTTTTATTTCTGTAATATAGTAAATAATCATCGACAGAAAAAAACACATAATATAAATACCAATCATAGCTCTCCTTTCTAACTCAGCTTTTCCATTTTAACATATTTGTAAACAAGAAATGACATCTTTTTATAACATTTTTTTAACCTTAATGTAAAAAGCAGTTACGATTTAAGCAACTGCTTTGCTATGAAACTATCATGCCTTTGGAATTTTCAGGGTTTGTGTCACCATAAAATGACTACTTTTTGTTGATAATAGACTACAAGGGTAAGCTTCTAGAATGGTTCTGACATTATCAAGGCCAAGTCCTCTTTCTGCTCCTTTGGTGGAATAACCTTTCTTAAAAATGGCGCCAATATCAACTTTTTCTTCCTGAGTTGAATTTTCAATCACAAAAACAAGCATGTCATCGAGTTCAAAAAGAACAAAATTCATTTTCTTGTCATGGCTTTCTTTAGCAGCCTCTATCGCATTATCACAAAAGACAGAAATAATAATCATTAAATCTAACAGTTCCATTGCAACTCCTGTGACGTCATCAGGCACTTCAACAGTTAAATGGAGGCCTTGTGTCTGTGCTTCAAATAATTTTGAGGCTAGAAAACTTTTTAAAATAGGAATTTTAACATTAATAAGACGTTCTAAATCGTATTTAGAACTGTTAAATGGGTTTTCCTTCAAAGAAAAAAGCTGATTAAAGTCACTTTTAACTTGCTCCATATCTCCCGTATCTAAGACTTGCCCAAACCTTATTAAGGAATCTTTTGTCTGTTTTTTGAAATGGGTTATTTCGCCATATAAGGTTGCAATATAGGTATTGTAACTGCTTAGATTGCGGTAATGATTTTGCCGTTCCATAGCAGCTTCACTCTCCACTGACGCAATAGCCTTGCTATTGAATTGGTATAAACTCCACAAAAACAAGAGGGCATAGACAAAGATAAATAAATACCTCATCCTTGTAACACTGTAAGGTAAATACGCAATATGAGATTCTAGGAAAGTGGAACCATTCACAAATATAAAAAATACAATCATAATCCCATTTGCATAGTATAAAGCTTTTGAACGACCATTGGCTAAACGGATGGCTTCGTAATCAATATGCAGGAGGTAATGAATAAAAAGATAACAAGGCATTGCTGAAAGATAACAAATCGCCACTAACCACTGACTAGCATTGATGTGACTAATAGAGACACGTAAAATGGCCGACAAAACTGTATAGGCAACTATCCTAAACGATAATTCAACAATAATTGTCGTGTAAAAACTATAAAAGACATGATAAGCTAAAGGTAAGCTCTTATCAATGACATAAGAAAAGACAAGCAAATAAAGAGGGTCTATAACAAGGGCGTAAGTGTCTAAAATATTACTAATTGAAGAACTTAATAAAATAAAGAGAACCATTTGCCACCACTTGCCTGTTTTTCCTCTAATAAAGAAAAAAATAGCCAAATGAGTTGTAAAGATGATGATATAAAAAAGTATTCTTAACGCAACTGACAAGTTATTTCACCTCTAAAAATCTGCCTTCTTCTGCAGTAAACTTCATGATTTGACTTAACTGATGATCCCTTAAAACAATTTTATAAGAGAATTTAGGGTTACGCTCAGCCAAAATAGACAAGGTCATGTCTGTAATATCAAGTTGTTCCCTCATTTCTCTGGTAAAAGCTTTGCGAAGGTTTTTAACCTGATTATCAATTCGAATCACCAGACGATCTTGCTCATTGACATAACAGGTAAAATCAATTTCCGGTTCCTTAAACCTTTCTGAAATTAAAATGGCTAAATCACCCGTTACTGCAACAACAGTCATTAAATCCATTTCAGACAAAGAGGGTGTCCCTAGACTTTGACAAATTCGGTAATTCAAATTTATCCCTTTTCCTTGAGCTTCGAGATGCTTCATCGCCAATAATATTCGAGCATTTTTATTTCGAATTTTTGACAGTTGCTCAACTCTAAGTGAGACTGTGGAATCAACAACGCTATTTAACTTCAGCATAATTTCGTGATAGACTATCTTTACCGTCTCAAGGTTACCTGTCTCGATACTAGCTGATAAAGTCAGCAAAATGTTATCGTAGTCGTGCCTAAAAGAACGAATCTTTTGATAAAGTTTCTCTAAGTAAACATTATAGTGTTCTAAGAGTAAGATATGCTTTCTTTCTTCTTCTTGCATCATTTTTTTGATGTTTTTTTTGGTCACATCATTCATGTAAGAAATAAGGTAAAGTAACACCAGTAAAAAAACAAGAACAATACCTTTATGATACCATTCAGTCGTAACTGAAAATGACATTTTGCTCAGAATAAAGAGGTAATAACCTATGAATGACAATTCTGTCATTACTAAAAAACGATTGGTCCATTTGGTTTGATAGCGGACAAATGAAAAATTACGAATCGAAAAGATCTTGACTAAAAACAAAAAAGTTGGCAAAACAAAGGCATAGGCTAGTAAAATGTTGACATCATTGGCGACAACCTTCGAAAAGGAACCATGTTTAAATAAAGGAATAATGAAAAACAAAATCAATTTGGACAGTAAATCTGTCATAATAATAGGGAATTGTGAGAAAAACACATGATGAGTCCACTTATCATTGCGATGGGTAAAGTAGTGGTATAAAAAGAAGAAAATGGGCTCTATCCAAACAATATAGTGATTAACAAATCCGACAATAAACATCTGAAAAACAAGGAATAGAAAGACTTTACCCCAAGGAATTTTGATATGACGATCTATAAAGTAAATCACTAAATTATCACTAAATCTAAGCAAAAAAATGCTAACTAATACTAGTGTTTCCATCTCATTCCTCCAAGCACAGGGTGTAAACACCATTCTCCTAATCATACTATAAGTCTAATGCTTAGGCAATTTTTTAACACTTTAACAATCATAACCACCCGTCTAACGGGTGGTTTGAACAAGGGCTATAAGCCCAGAATACAAGCCAGCGTCTAAAGGCGCTGGCTTTCACTTTGTTCAAGCCTTATTGCTCTTGACTCGTCACTTGCCTCTCAAAGAGGCCTTTGTATTACTTGCCACTATCCCTAAAGGGATCTTCATATTCTTTTACACTTAATTTATCCACTGCTATATCATGTTTCTCTTGATCTTGTATGTATTTTTTTATTGTGGCTTCATTCAATCCAACTGTACTTACATAATAACCTTCAGCCCAAAAATGTCGATTACCAAACTTATATTTGAGATTAGCGTGTTTATCAAACATCATGAGTGCGCTTTTTCCTTTTAAATATCCCATAAAACTTGAAACACTAATTCTTTGGGGAATACTTACCAACATGTGGACATGGTCTGGCATCAAATGACCTTCAATTATTTCTACACCTTTATAGCTACACAGTCTCTGAAAAATCTCACCGAGACTACTTCTGTATTGATTATAGATTATTTTTCCTCTATACTTAGGGGTGAACACAATGTGATATTTACACATCCACTTTGTGTGTGATAAGCTATGTGCCTTCTGTGCCATATTTTGACTCCTTTCGCTTTACAATTGGCTTGAACACCTATATTGTACCGCGTTAGGAGTCTTTTGGGTATAACCTTTGATGCACACCCGCATAGCGGGTGGTTTTTTGTTTCACACCTTCGGAGTGAAACGGACTAAAAGTCACATAATTAAAAAGACTGCCCTAATTAAAGGGACAGACTTCTTAGGTTATAGCATGTTAGCAAGGTGTTGAATGGATTTTTCACGACCTAATAAATAGATGGTATTTGGTAGGTCTGGGCCATGCATTTCACCGGAAACGGCAATACGAATTGGCATAAAGAGGTTCTTACCTTTGATACCTGTTTCTTTTTGAATGGCTTTGATTTGTGGGAAAATCGTTTCTGGCTGGAAATCCTCATCTGACATAGCTTCAAGTTTTTCTTTCAAGGCTTGAAGAACTGTTGGAACTGTTTCACCAGCCATAACTTCTTTTTCTTCCTCACTTAATTCTGGGAAATCTGCAAAGAATAAATCTGTCAATGGTACAATTTCATCTGCGGATATTAATTGTGGTTGATAGAGTTCAACCAATTTTTCAGCTTTATCCGTTAAGCGACCAGCTTCTGCTAAGAAGGGTTTGCAAAGGGCAAAAA
Protein-coding sequences here:
- the tnpA gene encoding IS200/IS605 family transposase, with amino-acid sequence MAQKAHSLSHTKWMCKYHIVFTPKYRGKIIYNQYRSSLGEIFQRLCSYKGVEIIEGHLMPDHVHMLVSIPQRISVSSFMGYLKGKSALMMFDKHANLKYKFGNRHFWAEGYYVSTVGLNEATIKKYIQDQEKHDIAVDKLSVKEYEDPFRDSGK
- a CDS encoding GHKL domain-containing protein, which produces MSVALRILFYIIIFTTHLAIFFFIRGKTGKWWQMVLFILLSSSISNILDTYALVIDPLYLLVFSYVIDKSLPLAYHVFYSFYTTIIVELSFRIVAYTVLSAILRVSISHINASQWLVAICYLSAMPCYLFIHYLLHIDYEAIRLANGRSKALYYANGIMIVFFIFVNGSTFLESHIAYLPYSVTRMRYLFIFVYALLFLWSLYQFNSKAIASVESEAAMERQNHYRNLSSYNTYIATLYGEITHFKKQTKDSLIRFGQVLDTGDMEQVKSDFNQLFSLKENPFNSSKYDLERLINVKIPILKSFLASKLFEAQTQGLHLTVEVPDDVTGVAMELLDLMIIISVFCDNAIEAAKESHDKKMNFVLFELDDMLVFVIENSTQEEKVDIGAIFKKGYSTKGAERGLGLDNVRTILEAYPCSLLSTKSSHFMVTQTLKIPKA
- a CDS encoding GHKL domain-containing protein; the protein is MPYFYYFTLFYTVVFCDIWLFFSKISGLQLRFYQRFLLGSLFVGLNFLSEHNMLMNQVFFITMGFVFLRHRKATETIFYALFSMMMVESLYRSIIMFFIPVCLGYSSTQVYLDIRLLLLSYLLVLPIFFFLSYIFSVDIALLKFITVDKMRRWVALMNAIMFSYYFSVYLLNLSFISEIALYQSIRPKLILIYLLMMIWFIIRLDRFTKDDLERKLALAQGERVENLVNYNHYIEQLYRDIRTIKHDSENILISLKDSIDSGNRKEIKEVYNAVVKESAYAMFSPEVGFGALGNIKEAVIRSLLQSKLLEAQNHGITLHIEIPDEIDNLPLKLLDLVVVLSILLDNAIDTAKGSNRPFISIAYFYQDNKQFFIIENSTKLKQIDMATLFNEHHPDATGHYQKSFKRFFTVLEDYPETIFSSKSNHYRLRQILEMR
- a CDS encoding sensor histidine kinase gives rise to the protein MIGIYIMCFFLSMIIYYITEIKIFTFLSDIRLVLWEKLFIISTALFFSQVDFLTPLLIDPVLFFSILKLKSKQLPYLQTLFLAFFPSVFIDLFSRFLLIILFPSLVIVKEFEMQALLLNILAFVLIYPCFALVNYFIGKDYRLIFITSGTIRAKNFYKIFLIFILAYYVDIFLILGFDDPFLHYQSFQNNDLAYQVLFFIFTFLFLFLLSYFNHKSKHFLELEIKKEQEDYIENLESYGKHLEQLYREMKIFQEDYSRRLQTLEAAIDNETTEKIQETYYHILNQSSEFWDDKHYNISKLAPIKISSVKSLLSAKIVEAEKKGIETLIEVPDQIIEVPIPELDLLLILSVFLDNAIEAALKSEKPRMTIAYFLNGNEQRLHIANSTKEASISISRLFKEGYSTKGDKRGIGLSNVQTILGKHPHLSLQTKSQDYEFSQMLTILAKGKS